A single window of Pieris napi chromosome 8, ilPieNapi1.2, whole genome shotgun sequence DNA harbors:
- the LOC125051948 gene encoding actin-related protein 10, protein MTLYEGIALIQEKQAVVLDLGADYTKFGFTGEAAPRCIIKSEFWCPMERQYKRVYDYNTTEELYDNLVQMLHLLYFRHVLVNPKERKVVVIESLLTTTQFRETLAKVLYMHYEVSGVTWWDTGRACAATLGVGTALVVSIGAREAEVTPVVHAAPLVHAIQVPPLGMQAVRVHLAAILKEDNETELQLDDNVLEDILVRTCFVPSRKLAIQLASEGCNGVRSVVCGGAGMSVRVTGRARALAAEPLFERDRDMASLPDAVLQCLTQCPRDTRRVLAENILITGGGAALPGLKARLAHELRHLITVEPYKDQLHIKTFKFHSSPCEDNVCAWVGGAVCGGADGGGRAEPRDVYLRTRRLRDWACLLHNTPPDHHHHCP, encoded by the exons atgactCTCTATGAAGGAATAGCTCTTATTCAAGAAAAGCAAGCCGTTGTGTTGGATTTGGGCGCCGACTATACAAA GTTTGGATTTACTGGTGAAGCTGCCCCGAGATGTATAATCAAATCAGAGTTTTGGTGTCCAATGGAGAGGCAGTACAAACGAGTATATGACTACAATACTACTGAAGAGCTCTATGATAATCTAGTGCAGATGCTGCACCTTCTGTATTTCAG ACATGTGCTAGTGAATCCAAAAGAGCGTAAAGTTGTGGTCATAGAGTCACTGCTTACAACCACACAATTCAGGGAGACGCTGGCTAAAGTTCTCTATATGCATTATGAG GTGTCAGGTGTTACATGGTGGGACACGGGTAGGGCATGTGCTGCAACACTGGGTGTGGGTACAGCACTGGTGGTTAGCATAGGAGCACGAGAAGCTGAAGTTACGCCTGTGGTACATGCTGCACCGCTAGTTCATGCCATTCAGGTGCCTCCACTAGGCATGCAAGCTGTGAGGGTGCACCTTGCTGCTATATTGAAGGAGGATAATGAAACTGAGTTACAGCTTGATGACAATGTTCTGGAAGATATTCTAG TTCGCACCTGTTTCGTCCCAAGTCGCAAGCTAGCTATACAGTTGGCTAGTGAGGGGTGTAATGGTGTTCGTAGTGTCGTATGCGGGGGGGCAGGCATGTCTGTCCGCGTTACGGGTAGAGCAAGGGCTCTTGCCGCCGAACCTTTGTTTGAAAGAGATCGTGACATGGCATCTCTACCGGATGCAGTGCTGCAGTGTCTGACACAATGTCCACGAGACACACGTCGTGTTCTGGCAgagaatatattaataacggGTGGTGGAGCGGCACTACCTGGCCTTAAGGCCCGTCTAGCACATGAGCTGAGACATTTAATCACCGTGGAGCCATATAA AGACCAGCTTcacataaaaacatttaagttCCACTCGTCGCCATGTGAAGATAATGTATGTGCGTGGGTTGGAGGTGCAGTGTGTGGAGGGGCGGACGGTGGGGGCCGCGCCGAACCTCGAGACGTCTACCTACGAACGCGACGTCTACGTGATTGGGCCTGTCTACTACACAACACTCCGCCTGACCATCACCATCACTGTCCATGA
- the LOC125051950 gene encoding small glutamine-rich tetratricopeptide repeat-containing protein alpha-like, giving the protein MSEVKAVAAGIVNFLKQQLDGDTLSVESRESIEVAAQCIETAYELTPEQLSKGIDLLQLMRQQTSNPVADLAEAEKLKNEGNELMKTENFREAMEKYSKAIEIDPRNSVYFCNRAAAHFKLGEHEGAVADCMAALALQPNYGKAHGRLGLALTALDRHVEARIAFARAVQLEPDNESYKDNLRIAEEKIAQRGGRPSMDLGGLLQNPALLNMATEMLSDPNMQNMLSGLMNANTGAPAAGGMGTNVNALLEAGQALAQQMQAVNPELVEQLRRQIRPPQGTGGGNPPPTSQ; this is encoded by the coding sequence ATGTCGGAGGTCAAAGCAGTTGCGGCGGGTATAGTGAACTTTTTGAAACAACAACTCGATGGGGACACCCTCAGTGTAGAATCCCGGGAAAGTATAGAAGTTGCGGCGCAGTGCATCGAGACCGCTTACGAACTTACACCTGAGCAGCTCTCTAAGGGAATTGACCTTTTGCAATTAATGCGGCAACAGACGAGTAACCCTGTAGCTGATCTAGCGGAGGCCGAGAAACTAAAAAACGAGGGAAATGAATTGATGAAGACTGAAAACTTTCGCGAAGCTATGGAAAAGTACAGTAAGGCCATAGAAATAGATCCACGTAATTCTGTTTACTTCTGTAATAGAGCCGCCGCTCATTTCAAATTGGGTGAACATGAGGGTGCTGTAGCAGATTGTATGGCGGCCCTAGCACTGCAACCGAACTACGGCAAAGCACACGGTCGCCTGGGACTAGCTTTAACTGCCTTAGATAGACATGTAGAAGCACGCATAGCCTTTGCTCGAGCTGTACAATTAGAGCCAGACAATGAATCTTATAAAGACAACCTGCGCATTGCCGAAGAGAAAATCGCGCAGCGCGGCGGCCGTCCTTCTATGGACCTTGGCGGCTTGCTGCAAAATCCAGCATTGTTGAATATGGCAACAGAAATGCTTTCAGATCCTAACATGCAGAACATGTTATCAGGATTGATGAATGCCAACACAGGTGCTCCAGCTGCCGGTGGTATGGGAACTAATGTTAATGCGCTACTAGAAGCTGGTCAAGCTTTGGCTCAACAGATGCAAGCAGTAAATCCTGAGTTGGTGGAGCAACTAAGGAGACAGATCCGTCCTCCTCAAGGCACAGGTGGAGGAAATCCACCCCCTACCTCACAATAG
- the LOC125051669 gene encoding uncharacterized protein LOC125051669, whose product MRSIVYVLTLVALAAAAPAPQPAANPDPAPQPDPALDSQPEIIEIIAPAASAQETLATLNLGAAGSELSERNKRTVGILRQLFPQLTQIIEQKVQEITSTVLRVFGPVFLKVFLGNRNSGKTNGGGGTVEIDDDDEDDDDDDDESTTIAPTRRRRALFFPPPNSIAEDNQLLSGAESQQAEVRVAFGDQQAASDQQPAVAGDQQTAAQTNSATIDEITLDDADDSEENRNKRFLSFGGGGSSSGGGSGNFLFDIVRLVAGSSSGASSSGGEAEGEDGAKGDGLTEGVPGPITRLFIIANRGVANLIQDLILRIAQTSERIVNFKARLITSII is encoded by the exons ATGAGGAGCATAGTGTACGTGTTGACGCTCGTAGCGTTGGCAGCCGCCGCGCCCGCCCCACAGCCCGCCGCTAACCCAGACCCCGCGCCACAGCCGGATCCAGCCCTCGACTCACAGCCTGAAATCATTGAAATCATAGCACCCGCAGCCAGCGCACAG GAAACGCTAGCGACTTTAAACCTGGGCGCGGCTGGATCAGAACTCAGTGAAAGAAACAAACGTACCGTCGGCATCCTAAGGCAACTTTTCCCACAACTCACTCAG ATTATCGAACAGAAGGTGCAGGAGATCACTAGCACCGTGCTCAGGGTGTTTGGACCTGTGTTCCTGAAGGTCTTCCTCGGCAACCGCAACAGCGGGAAGACGAATGGTGGCGGCGGAACTGTCGAGATCGACGATGACGATGAGGACGATGATGATGACGATGACGAATCAACCACAATAGCACCAACGCGAAGACGACGCGCGCTCTTCTTTCCTCCGCCG AACTCCATCGCTGAGGACAATCAACTGCTATCAGGTGCAGAGTCCCAGCAAGCGGAAGTTCGCGTCGCCTTTGGAGACCAGCAAGCAGCCTCTGACCAGCAACCAGCAGTAGCCGGAGACCAACAAACCGCTGCTCAGACTAATTCTGCTACCATTGATGAAATCACACTAGATGATGCTGACGACAGCGAAGAAAACAGGAATAAGAG GTTCTTGAGCTTCGGAGGAGGTGGTTCATCATCTGGCGGAGGTTCAGGCAACTTCCTCTTCGACATCGTCAGA ctGGTAGCGGGATCGTCGTCAGGCGCGTCATCATCAGGAGGAGAAGCAGAAGGTGAAGACGGCGCGAAAGGTGATGGTTTAACCGAGGGAGTCCCCGGTCCCATCACACGTCTGTTCATCATCGCCAACCGCGGTGTTGCCAATCTCATCCAGGACCTCATTCTCCGTATCGCGCAAACTTCCGAGCGGATAGTCAACTTCAAGGCGAGACTCATCACCTCCATCATCTAA